The genome window CGGTTCCGCCGCACCTGGCTCATCGAGGAGCCTGGGCGCCGCGGCATGGCATGCACTGCTTGTCTAAAGCGTCGCTCCGAGATGCCACGGCACGAATTCGTTGTCGCCATAGCCGAAGGCTTCACTTTTCGTCTTCTTGCCCGATGCGATCTCGATGATTAGTTCGAAGATCTCACGGCCCTTGCCTGATATCGTTGCCTCGCCGGTGGCAATGGTACCGCAATCGATATCCATGTCCTCTTCCATGGAATGGTAAAGCGCCGAATTGCTCGACAGCTTGAATGATGGCGCCGGACGAGAGCCGAAACAACTGCCGCGGCCGGTCGTGAAGGCGATCATGTTCGCTCCGCCCGCCACTTGGCCGGTTGCCGAAACTGGATCATAACCGGGCGTGTCCATAAAGACGAGGCCATGGTCCGTTACCCGTTCGGCGTAACTGTAGACGGCGGTCAGCTGCGAGCGCCCGCCTTTGGCGACAGCGCCGAGCGACTTTTCCAGAATGGTCGTAAGCCCGCCGCGCTTGTTGCCGGGTGAGGGGTTGTTGTCGAGCGAGGCGCCGTGCATGGCGACATATTTTTCCCACCAGTCGATCTTCGCATCGAGTTTGGCGGCGACTGAGTCGCTAACCGCGCGGCTGCGCAGCAAATGCTCCGCACCATAAATTTCGGAGGTCTCTGACAGTATCGCTGTGCCGCCCGCAGCCGCCAGCAAATCGGCCGCGGCACCCAGCGCCGGATTGGCGGTGATGCCAGAGAAACCATCGGAGCCGCCGCATTGCAGGCCGACGATGATCTCGCTGATCGAGATGGGCTCGCGACGGGCCTGACCCACTTCCTCAGCGATCTCCTTCAGGACACCCATGGCAAGCGCCACGGCACGGCGCGAGCCGCCGGCATCCTGAATGTTGAAATGCCGCTTGCTGGCGCCGGCGCCGCTCTGGCCATAAAGCGTGAGCTGGTTGACCTCGCAGCCGAGGCCGATCATCAGCACCCCGCCGAAATTCACATGACGGGTGTAGCCGGCAAGCGTGCGATGCAGCGTCTGCATGCCGTCGCCGGTCGAACTCATGCCACAACCCTGGTCGTGGACGATCGGCACAAAACCATCGATGCCGTCATAATGGGGCAGGAGCGTCCGGTTTGCCTCTTCTGCAATGGCGCGGCAAACCGTTGTGGAACAGTTCACGCTGGCAATGATGCCGATATAGTTGCGCGTTGCCGCCCGGCCGTCGGCACGGCGAAAGCCCATGAACGTCCGAGCCTTGTCGGCCTCAGTTGCTGCTTCCGGCGCCGCGTTGGCGGTCGCAGCAAGGCGATCATTTTCGAAGTGAAGGTTATGGCTGTGGACATGATCGCCAGCCTTGACCTCGGCCGTCGTGCGGCCAATTGCCTGGCCGTA of Rhizobium sp. NXC24 contains these proteins:
- a CDS encoding altronate dehydratase family protein, whose amino-acid sequence is MNSQPWILLSEGDNVAVATAAIAAGATVANGVVTRDKIDPGHKFAIQDIAIGMPVVKYGQAIGRTTAEVKAGDHVHSHNLHFENDRLAATANAAPEAATEADKARTFMGFRRADGRAATRNYIGIIASVNCSTTVCRAIAEEANRTLLPHYDGIDGFVPIVHDQGCGMSSTGDGMQTLHRTLAGYTRHVNFGGVLMIGLGCEVNQLTLYGQSGAGASKRHFNIQDAGGSRRAVALAMGVLKEIAEEVGQARREPISISEIIVGLQCGGSDGFSGITANPALGAAADLLAAAGGTAILSETSEIYGAEHLLRSRAVSDSVAAKLDAKIDWWEKYVAMHGASLDNNPSPGNKRGGLTTILEKSLGAVAKGGRSQLTAVYSYAERVTDHGLVFMDTPGYDPVSATGQVAGGANMIAFTTGRGSCFGSRPAPSFKLSSNSALYHSMEEDMDIDCGTIATGEATISGKGREIFELIIEIASGKKTKSEAFGYGDNEFVPWHLGATL